ATAACGGCTTGGCAATGGCGTTTACCGTTGTCATGATTGCGGGCTTATTTCAAATTATTTTTGGGGTATTCAAACTCGGTAAATATATTACCTTGATGCCCTATAGCGTGATTTCCGGCTTTATGTCGGGGATTGGGATCATTTTAATCATCTTACAAATCCCACCGTTTTTAGGGCAAGCCACACCCAAGGGCGGTGTATTGGGAACCATCCAAAGCCTACCAGAACTATTGACAAATATCAATCCTGTAGATGCGACCTTGGCAGGTTTAACCCTGGGGATTATTTTCCTAATGCCCTCCAAATTTAAGCGAATTGTTCCGCCGCAGTTAGTGGCATTAGTGATTGGTACAGTCGTTTCTTTGATCTTTTTCCAAGGTGTTGATATTCGCCGTATTGGTGAAATTCCCACCGGACTCCCCGTCCTGCAAATGCCTGTGTTTAGCCTCGATCAACTGACCATTATGTTAGTTGATGGGGTAATGTTGGGGATGTTAGGTTGTATTGATACCTTATTAACAGCCGTAATTGCTGATAGTATTACCCGGACTCAACACGATTCTAATAAAGAATTAATTGGTCAAGGACTTGCCAATATGGTGTCGGGAATTTGTGGCGGATTACCCGGTGCGGGTGCAACAATGGGAACCGTTGTTAATATCCAAGCGGGTGCAAAAAGTGCGTTATCTGGGATTACCCGGGCGCTGATTCTGCTAATTGTGATTTTAGGAGCCGCCAGTCTCACCCAAAGTATTCCGATGGCGGTGTTAGCCGGAATTGCCTTGAAAGTGGGGATTGATATTCTCGATTGGAGTTTCCTCAAACGTGCTCACGCCGTTTCCGCCAAAGGCGCGATTATTATGTACGGCGTGATGCTATTAACGGTATTTGTTGACCTAATTGTTGCTGTGGGTGTGGGGGTATTTATTGCTAATATTCTCACCATTGAACGCTTGAGTGATATGCAAGCTCAAGATGTGAAAGCGATTAGCGATGAAGATGATGCCATTATCATGAGCCCGGAGGAAAAAGAGTTACTCGCGGCGGGTCAAGGTCGAGTGTTGTTATTCTATCTCAGTGGCCCGATGATCTTTGGGGTAGCTAAAGCCATCGCCCGTGAAGAATCCGTAGCCCAAAATTATGATGTCTTGATTTTTGACTTAAGCGATGTTCCGATGTTGGGAGTTACGGCTTCTTTGGCGATTGAAAATGCCATTAAAGATGCCGTCGATAAGGGTCGTCACGTCTTTATTGTTGGCGCCGCAGGTAAGATTAAACAACGCTTAGAACGCTTTAAGATTTTAGATATGATCCCTTCCCATCATTTAATTCTGCAACGGAAGGAAGCGTTACAACAAGCTTTAACACTGATTACTCCTCCGGCCTATAGTGATGAAATGCTGAATACTAGCCCCAGTGATGCTCAAAAACCGATTATCACAACCAACTCCGAATTAATTTAAGCCCTTCCTAACCCGTGATCTCTGCTGCTAATTCTAGCGTTGCTGTTCACGGGTTTTGGCTTATTTTCGATTAGATCTATTGAAAATTAGGAAAATTATGTTATAGTTAACAGTAGTCTGAAATAAATTTGCGGACGTAATTCAGTGGTAGAATGTCAGCTTCCCATGCTGAACGTCGTGGGTTCGAGTCCCATCGTCCGCTTTCGCCTGATCTGCTGAAAACCTTGGCAATAAAAAACCTAAGCATACTCTCTTAACACATAACCAACACCTCGAACGGTATGCAATAAGCGTTTTAACTGATTGACTTCCATCTTAATCCTTAAAGCGCGAATATAGACTTCAATAATATTCGATTCTCCCATAAAATCATAACCCCAAACTTGCTCTAAAATTTGTTCTCTGGTCATGACTTGACGAGGATTTCTGAGCAGAAATTCTAATAAATCAAACTCTTTAGCCGTTAATTCAATTAATTGATTTTCTCGATACACTTCACGAGTTAAACGGTTTAAGGTTAAGTCTTCAAATTGTAAAGTATTGGGGTCATCGGGTCGGGTGCGGCGCAGACGTGCTTTGACTCTGGCTAACAATTCTTCCATACTAAAAGGTTTGGTGACATAATCATCCGCACCCGCATTTAATCCCGTGACTCGATCGGGTACTTCATCCTTAGCCGTTAACAGAATAATCGGAACTTCAACACCCGTTGAGCGCAGTCTTAAACACACATCTAACCCAGAAATACCCGGAAGCATCCAATCTAATATTAACAGATCGGGTTGACGATCACGAGCTATGATTAATCCATCAAATCCATTTTGAGCAACGGTGACTTCATACCCTTCAAGACGCAATTCTATTTCCATAAATTGAGCTAATTTAGGGTCATCTTCAACAACAAGAATATGATCACTCATAGCTGTGAATTCCAGATCGGTAATATAATTGTAAACACACTCCCTTCTCCGGGTTTAGATCGGAGGGTAATGCGTCCTTCCATTCCTTCAATTAAACTTTTAGCGATCGCTAATCCTAACCCTGTCCCATCTCGAGAACGAGTCATAGACTCATCGACTCGATAAAACCGTTCAAAAATTCGGTTTTGATGAGCCAAAGAAATCCCTATCCCGCCATCGCATATATGAATTATAGCGTGCTTTTCTGTTTTTTCTAACACTAAATCAACAGGTTGTTCAGGAGATGAATATTTAATCGCATTATCCACTAAATTAATTAAC
The nucleotide sequence above comes from Planktothrix serta PCC 8927. Encoded proteins:
- a CDS encoding response regulator transcription factor, whose product is MSDHILVVEDDPKLAQFMEIELRLEGYEVTVAQNGFDGLIIARDRQPDLLILDWMLPGISGLDVCLRLRSTGVEVPIILLTAKDEVPDRVTGLNAGADDYVTKPFSMEELLARVKARLRRTRPDDPNTLQFEDLTLNRLTREVYRENQLIELTAKEFDLLEFLLRNPRQVMTREQILEQVWGYDFMGESNIIEVYIRALRIKMEVNQLKRLLHTVRGVGYVLREYA
- the bicA gene encoding bicarbonate transporter BicA, which gives rise to MQVFNQIKFDNLRGDLFGGLTAAIVSLPLALAFGVASGVGPVAGLYGAVCIGFFAALFGGTPTLISEPTGPMTVVMTTIVASFMAKDPDNGLAMAFTVVMIAGLFQIIFGVFKLGKYITLMPYSVISGFMSGIGIILIILQIPPFLGQATPKGGVLGTIQSLPELLTNINPVDATLAGLTLGIIFLMPSKFKRIVPPQLVALVIGTVVSLIFFQGVDIRRIGEIPTGLPVLQMPVFSLDQLTIMLVDGVMLGMLGCIDTLLTAVIADSITRTQHDSNKELIGQGLANMVSGICGGLPGAGATMGTVVNIQAGAKSALSGITRALILLIVILGAASLTQSIPMAVLAGIALKVGIDILDWSFLKRAHAVSAKGAIIMYGVMLLTVFVDLIVAVGVGVFIANILTIERLSDMQAQDVKAISDEDDAIIMSPEEKELLAAGQGRVLLFYLSGPMIFGVAKAIAREESVAQNYDVLIFDLSDVPMLGVTASLAIENAIKDAVDKGRHVFIVGAAGKIKQRLERFKILDMIPSHHLILQRKEALQQALTLITPPAYSDEMLNTSPSDAQKPIITTNSELI